From Chloroflexota bacterium, one genomic window encodes:
- a CDS encoding ABC transporter ATP-binding protein gives MSADGRPAAHLVVSGVTAGYGPTPTIVDMSASVGHGEVACIIGPNGAGKSTFLKAIVGMLRATSGSVTLGGADITNLAPERLARRGVGYVPQVNDIFDPLTVAENIEMGGYLLRSAEVRDRMAGVLAVFPALGEMLGRRALKLSGGERKMLAIARVLMLEPEVLILDEPTANLSPKLATVLLRDHVRRLADAGTAVLLVEQRAAAALEISDWAYVMVSGTASLDGSARELLARRDFGQVFLGQAPAAAVSQPGGMDRDATR, from the coding sequence TTGTCGGCTGACGGGCGGCCAGCGGCACATCTCGTCGTCAGCGGTGTCACCGCCGGCTACGGCCCGACCCCCACGATCGTCGATATGTCGGCGAGTGTCGGGCACGGCGAGGTCGCCTGCATCATCGGTCCGAACGGTGCCGGCAAGAGCACGTTCCTCAAGGCGATCGTCGGGATGCTCCGGGCGACGAGCGGCTCCGTGACCCTGGGCGGTGCGGACATCACGAACCTTGCCCCGGAGCGGCTCGCCCGGCGTGGCGTCGGCTACGTGCCGCAGGTGAACGACATCTTCGACCCGTTGACCGTCGCCGAGAACATCGAGATGGGTGGCTATCTCCTCCGTTCCGCCGAGGTCCGGGATCGGATGGCTGGCGTCCTTGCCGTCTTCCCGGCCCTCGGCGAGATGCTCGGCAGGCGGGCACTCAAGCTCAGCGGCGGTGAACGGAAGATGCTCGCCATCGCCCGAGTCCTCATGCTCGAGCCGGAGGTCCTCATCCTCGACGAGCCGACGGCGAACCTCTCGCCGAAGCTCGCGACGGTCCTCCTCCGCGACCACGTCCGCCGGCTCGCGGACGCCGGGACCGCCGTCCTGCTCGTCGAACAGCGGGCTGCGGCGGCCCTGGAGATCTCGGACTGGGCCTACGTCATGGTGTCGGGCACCGCGAGCCTCGACGGGTCGGCCCGCGAGCTGCTCGCCCGGCGCGATT